The Panicum virgatum strain AP13 chromosome 3N, P.virgatum_v5, whole genome shotgun sequence genome includes the window GTGTCTAGTACCTGCACTATAAACATaacttgtatatttgtaaatatttgtaAATGTGATGTCGTGTTGTttgtatatttataaatatattgttatagATAAGTAACTTAATTATATGAGTGTCAATGacttttagttattttttaatattCTTTGAACTCGAACGCGACTAATGGATATATAGTAGTGTAGAGTTCGGATAAGCATAGCAATTTTGAAAGAATAAATAAATTAAGTAAaatagaatttgaaaaaaaataagaaaaacagTCTGGTAGCAGTTGGAAAGAGCAATCAATACTAAAGGGACCGCCAGCTTGCGTCAGCGTGGTGACCGCTTTGGTACCAGTTGGTCTTTCCAATCGGTACCAAAAGTGGCCTTAAGCACTGGGTGAAATACCCCGTGTCTTAGACCAAGGCCTTTGGTCTCGGTTTCCTAGTACTAGTTGGAAAACCAGGACAAAAGCCGGTTTCCAACCAATACTAAGGGTAGTAGTGTGAAGTGAGTTGAAACTAGATTGTTAAATTTTTGAATGACTAGAATAGCATCGGTTTGTCAGATATCCGCATGAAAAAATTGTCTTAGTGAAATTCGAATTTCTCTATGTTTACCCACGTCCGGTAAACTAGTCATATAGATATAGAAAGTGATTTATATATAGGTACATATGTTACACAAGACCTCGGCAGTAGTGAGTGTGAGTCTGGTGACACGGCAAATTGATAATACTAGCAAATACTACTGGCGCCAAGGTCACCTCTTCTATCTAGAAACAAAACAAGCAGAGTAGCCGGACCAGCCGGAAAAACATGCTCTTGTGTGGCCGAAGCTGTGTAGCTGGGCATGCACGAATCCCTGGCTGCGCGGCGAGCAAACCGACTTTCTTGGCAGCGTCGGATTTCGACTCGCAGTCGACTTGGGCTTAGCCATCGTCGGAGTCGGACTCACTCCGCTGTGTATAtagttgccgccgccgcttccgcatGGTTCGCAACTTCGCATCGTTACCAGCTTCCCGCCGCCGTctcgccctccccctccccgcgcCGATCAGCCCGTCgcctcccttcccttcccttcgcGCGCGATGACCGCCTGCGTAgagaccgccgccgctccccaccgtttgggcgccgcggccgcgccacgGACCCGCAAGAGGACGCGCGGCGTTGCCATGGGCAGCACCGACGACTACGAGGAGATCTGCCGCCTCGGCGAGGGGGCCTTCGGCGCCGTCGTCAAggcgcgccaccgcgccaccgGCCGGGCCGTCGCCATGAAGTACCTCGtcgagcccggcggcggccacgccgCGCTGCTGCGGGAGGCGCGCTTCCTCGAGGCGTGCGCCGCGAACCCGTTCGTCGTCGGCTCCCGCGGCCTCGCCAGCGAcccggccaccgcggagctctGCCTGGTCATGgactgcggcggcgcgagcctCCGCGACGCCCTGCTGCGTCACAACAGTCTCCACGGGGGGCCGGGCCCGGGCCCGACGCCGCTGCCCGAGGCCACGGTGCGCGCCACCATGCGGCAGCTGCTGACGGGCGCCAAGGGGATGCACGACGCCCACATCATCCACCGCGACATCAAGCCGGAGAACATCCTCGTCGGCGACGACCGCGTCGTGAGGTTCTGCGACTTGGGGCTGGCCGTGGGCATGGCCGAGCGGCCGCCGTACGAGCCGGCCGGCACGCTGTGGTACATGGCGCCCGAGGTGCTGCTGCGCAAGCCCGACTACGACGCGCTCGTCGACACCTGGTCGCTCGGCTGCGTCATGGCGGAGCTCATCGGCGGGAGCGTCCTGTTCCAGGAGCTCGACTCGGAGGACCAGCTCTGCGCCATCTTCGGCCTGCTCGGCATGCCCAAC containing:
- the LOC120665723 gene encoding putative cyclin-dependent kinase F-2 — protein: MTACVETAAAPHRLGAAAAPRTRKRTRGVAMGSTDDYEEICRLGEGAFGAVVKARHRATGRAVAMKYLVEPGGGHAALLREARFLEACAANPFVVGSRGLASDPATAELCLVMDCGGASLRDALLRHNSLHGGPGPGPTPLPEATVRATMRQLLTGAKGMHDAHIIHRDIKPENILVGDDRVVRFCDLGLAVGMAERPPYEPAGTLWYMAPEVLLRKPDYDALVDTWSLGCVMAELIGGSVLFQELDSEDQLCAIFGLLGMPNDATWPWFSSTAFGAEIPETERQLRKCSLLRCKFPESKLSQEGFDVLSGLLTCNPDKRLTAAAALKRPWFLQDGRAAAAAGQET